The DNA window CTTGAGCGTGTTGCGCAGGGTCAAGGCCATCTTCCGCGGCAGCGGCATCGGCTGCCGCAGGTTGCGCAGGAACGCCCGGGCCGACGGTTTGCGCTCCACCCGCTCCTCCCCACACGGACGCCGCTTCTCGTGGACCTACCCCTTGGGAATGTAGCACTACCGGAGCTGCTGCCACGGGGCAGTGTGACCGGCGCCGGCAAGAGGTCGCGGGGGAGGCGGAGACGGCACATGGACGTGCACGTGCTGCAGCACCTGCGCGAGCGGCTGCGCACGAGCCTGTGGTTCGTCCCGGCGATCCTGGTCTTGGCCAGCCTCGTCGCGGCGGTGCTCCTGTTCCGGCTGGACCAGGTCCTGAGCCTGTCGCCCGAGTGGAAGCGCTTGTTGCTGGCGTTCGGGGGAGGTCCCGAGTCGGCCCGCGCCATCCTCGAGACGATCGCGGGCTCGATGCTCACGCTCACCGGTCTCGTGTTCTCCATCACCATCCTGGTCCTGCAGCTCGCCAGCTCGCAGTACTCGCCGAGGACGTTGCGCTCCTTCCTTCGCGACCGCCCCAGCAAGCTCGCCCTCGGCGTCTTCCTCGGGACGTTCGCGTTCGCGCTCGCGGGCCTGCTGGCCGTCCGCCAGGAGGGCCCCGGCCGCGAGGAGTTCGTGCCCGGGCTCACGGTCGGAGCCGCCTTCGTGATGGTGCTGGTCAGCCTCGGGCTGTTCGTCTACTACATCCACCACATCGCCCAGAGGATCAGGATCACGAGCATCACGGCCTCCATCGAGAAGGAGACCGCCTCGCTGATCGAGGAGCTCTACGGCGAGGAGGCGGAGCTTCGGGGTCCTCCCGCGGTTCCCGCGGGCGGCGCGCGCGAGGTCGCGGCGCCTCGTGCGGGATACGTCGTCAACGTCGACGTGGAGCGGCTCGTCCGGGCCGCCGCCCGGGCCGACGCGGTCATCCAGCTCGTGGCGCGCGTCGGTTCCTTCGTGCCGCAGGGCGCCCCGGTGCTGCGCGTGCACGGCGCCGTCGTCGACCACGAACCCGAGCTGGGCGACTACGTCACGCTGGACGACGAACGCACGCTGGAACAGGACGCCGCGTACGGGTTCCGGCAGCTCGTCGACATCGCCATCCGGGCGCTGTCGCCCAGCCTCAACGACCCGACGTCGGCCGTGAACGCGATAGACAGGCTGCACGCGCTGCTTCGGCGCCTCGGCGAGAAGCGCGCCCCCTCGGGAGTGCTCTGCGACGACGCGGGCGAGCCGAGGCTGATCGTGCCCGTCAGGGTCTTCCCGGAGTACCTGCAGCTCTCGGTCGAGGAGATCGCCCGTTACGGCGGCGATGCGCCGCAGGTCCGCGAGCGGCTCGGCGCGATGCTCGCGGACCTGGAGCGGTCGGTGCGCGCCGAGTACCGGCCCCACGTGCGGCAGGCGCTGCGCGACGTGACCGCCTCCGGATGAGCGGGCGGTCCTCGGGGGGCAGGCGTTTCCCTCGCCGGGAGCCAGGGTAAGGAAGCCGAGGTGAAGGAGGAGGCCGCGCACAGGGCTGGCCGAAGGGCCGAGGGCAGGAGGGAGGACCGGACGTGCAGGCGTGCAAGCGCAAGCGGACGTTCATCGTGCTCGAGGGGGACCGGCGGCACCGCGACCGCCGCTCCGGCGCCGACCGGCTGCACTATCCCGAGCGCAGGACCGGGTTCGACCGGCGGGTACCGCAAAGGGGCCACCCCGCGGCCAGGTTCGCGGAGCGGGCGCTCAGGCTCCTGCGCGCCGAGCCCTGGCGCCTGGGACTGCTTCTCTCGCTCGTCACCGCCCTGAGCGCGCTCGACATGCTGTTCACGGTCAAGGCTCTGGCGCGCGGCGCCGAAGAGGCCAACCCGGTGATGGCCTCGCTCCTCGCCGCCGACGTGAGGCTCGCGGCAGCGGTGAAGATGGGGATCACCTGCGCCGTGGCGGGGGGCCTGTGGCGGCTGCGGCGCTACCGGCGCGTGCTCGAAGCCACCCTGGCGATCCTCGCCGGGATGCTGCTGCTCGTGACGTACCACATCGTGTTGCAGGCGCTCATGGCCTGAGGAGGGACCGCCGGCGAGGAGCACCGCGTTCCCGCCACGCGCTACGGGCACCGCTGTCGCGCGCCGCGCACCGCCTCGGCCAGCGAGCCCACGAAGGCGGCCACCGCGGCGGCGTCCTCCTGGAGGCGGACGATCGCGGAGCCGACGACCACCCCGTCGGCGACCCGCGCCACCGCGCACGCCTGGTCCGGCGTCCCGACGCCGAAGCCGACCGCGACGGGGAGGTCGGTGGCGGCCTTCACGCGCCGCACGTAGCCGGCGAGCTCCTCGGACAGCTCGCTCCGCTCCCCGGTCACCCCCAGGGAGGACACGCAGTACACGAAGCCGCTCGACTCCGCCCCTATGCGCGCCAGCCGCTCCGGCGTGGAGGTCGGCGCGGCGAGGAGGACGGTGTCCAGCCCCTCGGCCGCCTCCAGCCACATGCCCGCGGCGTCGAAGGGCATGTCGGGGACGATGAAGCCCGACACGCCTGCCGCGACCGCCCTTCGCGCCGTCTCGGCAAGGCCGAGGCGCAGCATCGGGTTGAGGTAGGTCATCAGAGCCACGGGCGGTCCGTCGCAGCCCTCCTCGCCGAGGAACTCCGCCGCGAGCGCTATCGTCTCCGCGAGGCCGAAGGGCCCTCCCGCGGCCCGGCGCGCCTCTTCGGCCGCCTGCTGGATCACGGGGCCGTCGGCCAGCGGGTCGGAGAAGGGCACGCCGATCTCGACGACGTCGGCCCCGGCAGCCGCCGCCGCCCGCAACGCGGCCAGCGAGCGCTCCCGGTCCGGGTAGCCGGCCATGAGGTAGGTCACGAGGGCCGCGCGCCCGGCGGGGAAGCCGCGGCGCAGCCCGCCCGGCGCCCCTGCCCCTCCCGCGCGCCGGGCTTCGGCGGCATCAGTCGGCACCGAGTCCCGCCTCCCTCACCACATCGATGTCCTTGTCGCCGCGCCCCGACACGGTGACGACGACGGTAGCACGCGGACCGAGCTCCTCGGCCAGCCTCGGCAGGAGCGCCAGCGCGTGACTCGACTCGACCGCCGGGATGATGCCCTCGGTGCGGCACAGCAGCGCGAAGGCCTCCAGCGCCTCGGCGTCGGTCACCGGCTCGTAGCGCACGAGTCCGGCGTCGCGCAGGTACGCGTGCTCGGGTCCCACCCCAGGGTAGTCGAGCCCCGCCGAGATCGAATGGGCCTCGAGGGGGTTGCCGGCCTCGTCCTGGAGCAGGTAGCTGTAGTGCCCGTGCAGCACGCCGGGCTCCCCGCGGGTCATCGACGCACCGTGCCTGGGCGTGTCGACACCTTCGCCGCCGGCCTCGGCGCCCACCAGCAGCGGACGCTCCCCGACGGGGACCTCGCGCAGGAAGGGGTGGAAGGTCCCGATGGCGTTGCTGCCGCCGCCGACGCAGGCCGCCACCGCGTCGACGTCGCGCACCGTCATGCCGCGCTCGGCGAGCTGCTGGAGGATCTCCTCGCCGATCACCGACTGCAGCTCGCGGACGATCAAGGGGTAGGGATGCGGGCCCAGCGCGCTGCCCAGCACGTAGAAGGTATCCTCGACGCGCTCCACCCAGTGCCGCAGGGCCGCGGTGACGGCGTTCGCGAGCGTCCCGGCCCCATCGGAGACCGGGACGACCTCGGCCCCGAGCAGCCGCATCTTGTAGACGTTGAGGGCCTGGCGCCGGATGTCCTCCACGCCCATGAAGACCGAGCACTCCAAGCCCAGCAGCGCGGCGGTGGTGGCGGTCGCCACTCCGTGCTGTCCGGCGCCCGTCTCGGCGATCACGCGCCGCTTGCCCATGCGATGCGCGAGCAGGCACTGGCCGAGGGTGTTGTTCACCTTGTGCGCGCCGGTGTGGGCGAGGTCCTCGCGCTTGAGCAGCACGTGCGCGAGCCCGGTCTCCGCCGCGAGGCGCCGCGCCATGTACAGCGGCGTCGGGCGGCCGACGTAGTCGCGCAGCAGCGCATCCAGCTCGCCGCGGAAGGCGGGGTCGGCCCACGCCTCTCGGAACCCCGAGGCGAGCGCGGCGAGCGCGGGCATCACGGTCTCCGGGACGAACGCCCCGCCGTACGCCCCGTAGAAGCCGCGCTCGTCGGGGTACGGGTAGGCCCCGGAAGGCTCCCGGCGCCCGCCGCCTCCTCCTGTCGGCCCGGCACTCACGCGCGCGCCCTCCGCATCTCCGAGTCGGCGTTGCGAACGGCCGCCACGAACGCCTCGACCTTGACGTGGTCCTTCGCCCCGGGCAGCTCCTCCACACCCGAGGACACGTCGACGGCGTAGGGCCGCAGAGCACGCACCGCCGAGCCTACGTTCACCGGATCGAGCCCGCCGGCCACTATCACCGGCAGCCCTTCCGGAAGCGAGTCGCGGAAGCGCTCCCAGGGAAACGTCCTGCCCGTGCCGCCGGCGACCCCCTCGACGAACGTGTCGAGCAGCACGGCGGCCGCCGATCGCCGGTACGGGTCGATCCCGTGCGCCGAGAAGCCCTCCCGCACGCGGAACGCCTTGATCACGGGCGCGACGCAGCTCGCGCACGCCTCGGGCGGCTCGGCCCCGTGGAACTGGACGGCGGTGAGCCCGAGCCGCCGCACGGCTTCGGCGACCAGCGCCTCCGGAGCGTCCACGAACACGCCGACGCGGGCGACCATCGGGGGGACCTCGGCCAGCACCCGTTCGGCGGCGTCCAGCGTGAGCCGGCGAGGGCCGTCGGCGAGCACGACGCCGACCGCGTCGGCCCCCGCGCGCACGGCCGCCGCCGCATCGGCCGGGTCCGTCAGGCCGCAGATCTTG is part of the Coriobacteriia bacterium genome and encodes:
- a CDS encoding tryptophan synthase subunit alpha codes for the protein MPTDAAEARRAGGAGAPGGLRRGFPAGRAALVTYLMAGYPDRERSLAALRAAAAAGADVVEIGVPFSDPLADGPVIQQAAEEARRAAGGPFGLAETIALAAEFLGEEGCDGPPVALMTYLNPMLRLGLAETARRAVAAGVSGFIVPDMPFDAAGMWLEAAEGLDTVLLAAPTSTPERLARIGAESSGFVYCVSSLGVTGERSELSEELAGYVRRVKAATDLPVAVGFGVGTPDQACAVARVADGVVVGSAIVRLQEDAAAVAAFVGSLAEAVRGARQRCP
- a CDS encoding phosphoribosylanthranilate isomerase, whose amino-acid sequence is MRRTRVKICGLTDPADAAAAVRAGADAVGVVLADGPRRLTLDAAERVLAEVPPMVARVGVFVDAPEALVAEAVRRLGLTAVQFHGAEPPEACASCVAPVIKAFRVREGFSAHGIDPYRRSAAAVLLDTFVEGVAGGTGRTFPWERFRDSLPEGLPVIVAGGLDPVNVGSAVRALRPYAVDVSSGVEELPGAKDHVKVEAFVAAVRNADSEMRRARA
- a CDS encoding DUF2254 domain-containing protein, encoding MDVHVLQHLRERLRTSLWFVPAILVLASLVAAVLLFRLDQVLSLSPEWKRLLLAFGGGPESARAILETIAGSMLTLTGLVFSITILVLQLASSQYSPRTLRSFLRDRPSKLALGVFLGTFAFALAGLLAVRQEGPGREEFVPGLTVGAAFVMVLVSLGLFVYYIHHIAQRIRITSITASIEKETASLIEELYGEEAELRGPPAVPAGGAREVAAPRAGYVVNVDVERLVRAAARADAVIQLVARVGSFVPQGAPVLRVHGAVVDHEPELGDYVTLDDERTLEQDAAYGFRQLVDIAIRALSPSLNDPTSAVNAIDRLHALLRRLGEKRAPSGVLCDDAGEPRLIVPVRVFPEYLQLSVEEIARYGGDAPQVRERLGAMLADLERSVRAEYRPHVRQALRDVTASG
- the trpB gene encoding tryptophan synthase subunit beta; the encoded protein is MPALAALASGFREAWADPAFRGELDALLRDYVGRPTPLYMARRLAAETGLAHVLLKREDLAHTGAHKVNNTLGQCLLAHRMGKRRVIAETGAGQHGVATATTAALLGLECSVFMGVEDIRRQALNVYKMRLLGAEVVPVSDGAGTLANAVTAALRHWVERVEDTFYVLGSALGPHPYPLIVRELQSVIGEEILQQLAERGMTVRDVDAVAACVGGGSNAIGTFHPFLREVPVGERPLLVGAEAGGEGVDTPRHGASMTRGEPGVLHGHYSYLLQDEAGNPLEAHSISAGLDYPGVGPEHAYLRDAGLVRYEPVTDAEALEAFALLCRTEGIIPAVESSHALALLPRLAEELGPRATVVVTVSGRGDKDIDVVREAGLGAD